DNA from Hwangdonia lutea:
AAATAGGATATTATAAAGCAGCTGAAATTGCAAATACGGCCCATAAAAATGGTACCACTTTAAAAGAAGAAGCCATTAATTTAGGTTACGTCACTGCAGAAGATTATGATACATGGGTTAAACCCGAGGATATGGTGGGAAGCTTAAAATAAAGAATGAACCTATCGCATAAAAAAAACAGGTATTAAAATACCTGCTTTTTGGTTGGTTTGCTATCAATTGTCCATTGTTCTTAACAATTAACAAGGAAAATCTGAATCAAATATATCATTTACCTTAGTATTATTAATTAACATTTGTTAATTGATTGTTTATTTTTTTTCTAATTCTACTTAATTGAACAGAGGTGATGCCCAAATACGATGCAATATGGTATTGCGATATTAATGCATTTACATTGGGTATTTCCTTCTGCAATTGAAGATAGCGCTCGGTAGCATTTAATGATATTGACTCTACCAATCGCTTTTCATATTTAATATATAAATTTTCTAAAATTTTGGTATACAATGATTTTAAAACCAAGTTTGTATCGCATAAATCCATTATTTTATAATAATTGATTTCATACACTTTACAATCTGTTACAGCTTCAAAAACAAAAGTGGAAGGTTCTTTCTTCATTAAAGCCGTTAATGAAGCTACAAAACTAACTGGTAAATAAAAGCTTTTGTTAAACTCCTTGCCTGATTCAGTTATTAAATAGCATCGAATAATTCCTGAAACAATCATAAATGCCTTTGATGGCACATCACCCATTTTTACGAGCTGTGTCCCTGCCTTTATTCTTTTAAAAGTGGTTATTTTTTTAATCTCATAAAAATTCTCTTCTGATATATCCGAAATAGAATTTAAAAAATTATAATTTCTATGCATTATTCTTGGGGGTTCGTATTTTGCAAAACCTAAAGTAACACCTTCCACTTCATTAATAATGAGTTTATCTACAATTTGCAAAAATACTTGTTAACGTGCTTATTATATTTTATAAATCTTAAAAAAAATCCATAAAAAAACCTCAAGTAAAAACTTGAGGTTTTGCTCTTAAGTGTTATATAATAATGTTTACTTCAAGGTAAACTCTGAGCTAGATATTAATTCCTTTTCGTTAAATACATTAACGGTGTAACGGCCTTTTTCAAACTTGCTATCGCCTTTAGAGGCTACAAACTCGCAAATATTAAGGCTTCCGTTTTCGTAGTTAAACTTACTAATTATACTGTAGTTTAAAGTTTTCTCACCAAATTCTACTTGCTCGTTAGAGCCTAATGTATTGTTCTTAGGATCGATAACCTGTACGTACAATTCTTGGTCCCCAGCTTGTACTAAAGCATTTTTAGCTACTGTAAAACACACTCTAATTTTATCAACTCTACTTGCTCTTTCCGTTGGAATTAATTTACCAGAAGTTCTTTCAATAACGCCAAATCCTTTTAAGCCAACCGTATTTAAAACCGCTGCATTTTCAACAACTTCAGCTAAAGCCGTGTTTTGTACCAATAAAGAATCTGTAAACATTGTGCGCTCTTCTAAGCGTACTCGTGTGCTATCTAAAGAAGTTGCTAAGTACGAGTTTTCTACTCTAAGCGAATCATTTTGAGCCAACAATACATCCATTTCTTTTTGAAGTGATGCGTATTTTTGCTTATATCTCCATAAGCTTTTTACGTTAGTTTCAGATATTTTTAACGAATCTATTAAACCTTGAATACGCGTTCTTGCATCAATTAAGTTTTGATTTGCCACTTCGTTTTCTCCAATGGCCTCATCGTATTGTTTAGCCATGGCGTTTAAATCGTTCATCACTAACTGCTTTTGCTCTGTTAATTCTTTGGTGTTTTTATCGCTTTCACTTTTTAAATTGAAAGTATAGAACAATGTTCCCAAAAATAAAACCAAAGCGATTCCTAAAGCCACTTTTAATCCCGTACTACTTTTGCTATTTTCCATAATTTTTACTTGTTTTAATTTTTTGTTTCTAATGTTTTTAATAAATATTGATTAATTTTAATACTTAAATTAAAGTAAACCATAAATGGATAAACTCGTTTTATTTAACCCTACTACACGTAATAAATTATTAAATAAACGCTCTGGCGAATCCAAATTTGGAGAACATATTAAAACGTTAACCAGCATTTCCAATATATACGAACAACTTAAAAATTTGGATGTTACGCATGTTATAATTGGTCTGCCCGAAGATGTCGGAGTGTTCGCAAACCACGGTAAACAAGGGACTTCACGCGCTTGGGACGCCACATTAAAAATTTTATTAAATATTCAAAGCAACACGTTTACAAAAGCAGATTCTGTTTTAATTTTGGGCCATTTAGATTTTACCGAAGAATTACTGGCCGTTTCAAAACTCAACACAGATAAAAAAAGCGATATTAAAAAAGCCCGCAAAATTGTGGAGCGCATCGATAACGACGTTGCCCATATCGTTCAACTCATTGTTTCGGCCGGCAAAAAAGCCATCGTTGTTGGTGGTGGACACAATAATGCCTATGGCAATATAAAAGGCACATCATTGGCTTTAAACAAACCCATTAACGTTGTTAATTTTGACGCGCATTCCGATTTTAGAGCTGAAGAAGGCAGGCACAGCGGCAATGGTTTTAGTTACGCTTTCGCGGAAGGATTTCTTAAAAACTACTTCATCTTCGGATTACATGAAAATTATACATCGGAAGCTATTTTTAAACTCCTGAACGAAACAAAATCCATTACATACAATACGTTTGAAGACATACAAATAAAAGATAAATTAAGCTTTGATGATGGGATGTTTCACGCCTTAAACCATATTTCGAAAAAACCATTTGGCATTGAAATAGATTGTGATGCCATTGAGAATATTCCCAGTAGCGCTATGACACCAAGTGGATTTAGCGTTAATCAAACCAGGCAGTTTGTCAACTTTTTTGCAAAACATAAAAACGCAACTTATTTGCACATTTGCGAAGCTGCACCAAAAAAGAAAACCGCAAATTTGGTTGGCAAACTCATCACCTATTTAATTACCGATTTTATAAAAGCCGATGCCGATTAAGATTATTCCTTTTGATAAAACCTATGCAAAAGACTTTTATAGGTTAAATATTGAATGGTTACAAACCTACTTTTATGTTGAACCTTTTGATGAAGAAGTTTTAAGCAACCCCGAAACGTATATAATTAATAAAGGCGGCCATATATTTATTGTAAAACTGAACAATGACATAGTTGGCACCGTAGCACTAATGCCCATGGGCAACAAAGGCCTTTTCGAACTAACCAAAATGGCGGTTTCGCCAAAACATAGAGGCTATAAAATAGGGCAACAACTTATGCAACATTGTATTGATTTTGCTAAATCCATGGAATTTCCAAAGCTTATCCTCTACTCTAACACCAAACTTGAAAACGCCATTTATATTTATAAAAAGTATGGCTTTGTTGAAATTCCCGTAGAGCCCAATAGTCCTTATAAACGTAGTAATATTAAAATGGAATTGGTGTTTTAGTTTTTTATAACTGCTTATTTATGGAATAATTTTCAAAATTTTAAAATGAGGGATTCATAATTATTAAATGATGATTCCGTCACGTAAAAAATAAAACAAAAAAAGCCTTCAATTTCTTGAAGGCTTTCGTTTTATTAATAGATTTCCGTCTACACGGAAATGAACAAAATAATGTTTTCAATTATTTCTTTCCGTCCATTTTATCTTTAAGCGCTTGTAACGCATCGTTCGCATCACCTAAAGTTGGTTTTGCTTCGGCAGCTTGAGAAGCTTGCTTCTTAACAGCAGCTTTTACATTTTTAATCTCTTCAGCTTTAAAAATTGCCGTGTGAGATGCTACAACACGTTTAAACTCTTTATTAAATTCAATGATTTTGAATTCTGCTTCTTCACCTTTCTTAAGTTTAGAACCATCTTCTTTCTCTAAATGACGAGACGGTACAAAAGCAACGATATCTTCGTTAAACTCAATGGTAGCACCTTTGTCAACTATTTCAGAAATAGCAGCTTTGTGAACAGTATCTAAAGCAAATTCAGTTTCATATTTATCCCAAGGATTATCAGTAGTTTGTTTATGACCTAAACTTAATTTACGCCCTTCAACATCTAATTCCAATACCACAACATCTAACTTGTCGCCAACGGCACAAAATTCAGATGGGTGCTTGATTTTCTTAGTCCAAGATAAATCTGAGATATAAATTAATCCGTCGATACCTTCTTCCAATTCAACAAAAACACCAAAGTTTGTAAAGTTACGTACAAT
Protein-coding regions in this window:
- a CDS encoding Crp/Fnr family transcriptional regulator, translating into MQIVDKLIINEVEGVTLGFAKYEPPRIMHRNYNFLNSISDISEENFYEIKKITTFKRIKAGTQLVKMGDVPSKAFMIVSGIIRCYLITESGKEFNKSFYLPVSFVASLTALMKKEPSTFVFEAVTDCKVYEINYYKIMDLCDTNLVLKSLYTKILENLYIKYEKRLVESISLNATERYLQLQKEIPNVNALISQYHIASYLGITSVQLSRIRKKINNQLTNVN
- a CDS encoding chromosome partitioning protein ParA, with translation MENSKSSTGLKVALGIALVLFLGTLFYTFNLKSESDKNTKELTEQKQLVMNDLNAMAKQYDEAIGENEVANQNLIDARTRIQGLIDSLKISETNVKSLWRYKQKYASLQKEMDVLLAQNDSLRVENSYLATSLDSTRVRLEERTMFTDSLLVQNTALAEVVENAAVLNTVGLKGFGVIERTSGKLIPTERASRVDKIRVCFTVAKNALVQAGDQELYVQVIDPKNNTLGSNEQVEFGEKTLNYSIISKFNYENGSLNICEFVASKGDSKFEKGRYTVNVFNEKELISSSEFTLK
- a CDS encoding formimidoylglutamase, which produces MDKLVLFNPTTRNKLLNKRSGESKFGEHIKTLTSISNIYEQLKNLDVTHVIIGLPEDVGVFANHGKQGTSRAWDATLKILLNIQSNTFTKADSVLILGHLDFTEELLAVSKLNTDKKSDIKKARKIVERIDNDVAHIVQLIVSAGKKAIVVGGGHNNAYGNIKGTSLALNKPINVVNFDAHSDFRAEEGRHSGNGFSYAFAEGFLKNYFIFGLHENYTSEAIFKLLNETKSITYNTFEDIQIKDKLSFDDGMFHALNHISKKPFGIEIDCDAIENIPSSAMTPSGFSVNQTRQFVNFFAKHKNATYLHICEAAPKKKTANLVGKLITYLITDFIKADAD
- a CDS encoding GNAT family N-acetyltransferase, with the protein product MPIKIIPFDKTYAKDFYRLNIEWLQTYFYVEPFDEEVLSNPETYIINKGGHIFIVKLNNDIVGTVALMPMGNKGLFELTKMAVSPKHRGYKIGQQLMQHCIDFAKSMEFPKLILYSNTKLENAIYIYKKYGFVEIPVEPNSPYKRSNIKMELVF